A section of the Microbacterium forte genome encodes:
- a CDS encoding amino acid deaminase: protein MSGIDDLTTAATRAQSDSATAARAAVDSLPWLVASLEDDREHGRFDAWGRSTVIDENIGAPVISRALFDELHRRAGVRAQWPVGNAGLLHCYGYLLSLVETPYGLKRDRWVTAALAEACALTPDAFLPWREDATLLDRAGTAASEILHSASSSRTATVDERHTRVGVTREQGPAALVYAVAAASETTPLLITMFPVADAGVVLTEFASTPRLRWNAV from the coding sequence GTGTCCGGAATCGACGACCTCACGACCGCTGCAACCCGGGCGCAGTCCGACTCGGCGACGGCCGCACGTGCAGCCGTCGACAGTCTCCCGTGGCTCGTCGCCTCACTCGAGGACGACCGCGAGCACGGACGCTTCGACGCCTGGGGTCGGTCGACCGTGATCGACGAGAACATCGGCGCGCCCGTGATCTCTCGGGCATTGTTCGACGAGTTGCACCGCCGAGCGGGCGTGAGGGCGCAGTGGCCCGTCGGCAACGCCGGCCTCCTGCACTGCTACGGGTATCTGCTGTCACTCGTCGAGACGCCATACGGGCTCAAGCGCGACCGCTGGGTGACAGCCGCTCTCGCCGAGGCGTGCGCTCTCACACCCGACGCGTTCCTGCCCTGGCGCGAAGACGCCACACTGCTCGACAGGGCAGGCACCGCCGCATCCGAGATCCTCCACAGCGCATCATCGTCGCGCACAGCGACCGTCGACGAGCGACACACCCGCGTCGGGGTCACCCGCGAGCAGGGACCCGCGGCTCTGGTCTACGCGGTCGCCGCCGCCTCCGAGACCACTCCGCTGCTGATCACGATGTTCCCCGTCGCCGACGCGGGCGTCGTCCTGACGGAGTTCGCGAGCACTCCTCGCCTGCGCTGGAACGCGGTGTGA
- the phnC gene encoding phosphonate ABC transporter ATP-binding protein — protein MDAAAQAAASTPWSIRLDGVTVRYPNGTVGLDRVSLDIDAGEMVAVVGLSGSGKSTLIRTINGLVPVTSGTLDVGEHRVSGASPRTLRRLRGDIGMVFQGFNLAGRASVLQNVLVGRLAHTPLWRTLLGAYPDADRRLAYQALDRVGILPKIHSRASDLSGGQQQRVAIARALAQEPRIVLADEPVASLDPPTAHGVMNDLRRINRDLGITVLVNLHLLDLAREYGARMIGMRAGRIVYDGPAASATDADFESIYGRSLTADDRLDT, from the coding sequence GTGGACGCCGCAGCCCAGGCTGCGGCGTCCACGCCGTGGTCCATCCGTCTCGATGGCGTCACGGTGCGATACCCGAACGGGACGGTCGGTCTCGACCGTGTCTCGCTCGACATCGACGCCGGAGAGATGGTCGCGGTCGTGGGCCTCTCAGGGTCGGGCAAGTCCACTCTCATCCGCACGATCAACGGCCTCGTGCCGGTGACGAGCGGAACGCTGGACGTCGGCGAGCACCGCGTCAGCGGAGCCTCGCCCCGCACTCTTCGACGCCTGCGCGGCGACATCGGCATGGTGTTCCAGGGGTTCAACCTCGCAGGCCGGGCGAGCGTCCTGCAGAACGTGCTCGTCGGGCGTCTCGCCCACACGCCCCTGTGGCGCACCCTGCTCGGCGCCTACCCCGACGCCGACCGGCGACTGGCCTATCAGGCGCTCGACCGTGTCGGCATCCTGCCGAAGATCCACTCGCGCGCATCCGACCTCTCGGGTGGGCAACAGCAGCGCGTCGCCATCGCACGCGCACTGGCGCAGGAGCCGCGCATCGTCCTGGCCGACGAGCCGGTCGCGAGCCTCGACCCGCCGACCGCGCACGGTGTCATGAACGACCTCCGCCGCATCAATCGGGACCTCGGCATCACCGTACTGGTCAACCTGCACCTGCTCGACCTCGCCCGCGAATACGGAGCGCGGATGATCGGCATGCGCGCGGGGAGGATCGTCTACGACGGTCCGGCAGCGAGCGCGACGGATGCCGACTTCGAGAGCATCTACGGTCGATCCCTCACCGCTGACGATCGGCTCGACACATGA
- a CDS encoding helix-turn-helix domain-containing protein — translation MSTSAVEEDADSLTIGRRIRQLRTARGMTLDDLAAAVDRAPSQMSMIETGKREPKLTQLQAIARALGVTIDALLEGEPLDERSAIEIALERAMKGQTFQALGIEPFRIAKSMPTDALKALLALHGEIDRLRDERAATPEEARRANVELRHLMRRQDNHFVDLESKAAEILAAVGHPGGPLTQRTASEIAAYLGFTLHYAPDLPQTTRSVADLANGRLYLSSSVPAKGDARTAVLQALSSRILGHAEPRSYAEFLRQRVETNYLTGALLVPEAHVVPALKDAKSRRAISIEDLRDAYSVSYETAAHRFTNLATRHLDIPVHFLKVHESGTITKAYENDDVNFPTDRLGSIEGQMCCRRWTSRVVFDEDDRFNPYYQYTDTGNGTYWCTARVEASSEGLHSVSVGVRFDDTKWFVGRDTPHRGVSKHSVEVCCRRAPADLEGRWRENSWPNVKTPRTLLATLPTGAFPGVDTTDVYEFLEAHAPR, via the coding sequence ATGAGCACTTCAGCGGTCGAAGAAGACGCCGACTCCCTCACGATCGGTCGACGCATCCGTCAGCTGCGCACCGCGCGGGGAATGACCCTCGACGACCTCGCGGCGGCCGTCGATCGAGCACCGAGCCAGATGTCGATGATCGAGACCGGCAAGCGCGAACCGAAGCTCACCCAGCTTCAAGCGATCGCGCGCGCTCTCGGTGTCACGATCGATGCGCTGCTCGAGGGTGAGCCACTCGACGAGCGCAGCGCGATCGAGATCGCCCTCGAGCGCGCCATGAAAGGCCAGACGTTCCAGGCGCTCGGGATCGAGCCTTTCCGCATCGCCAAGAGCATGCCGACGGATGCGCTGAAGGCGCTGCTCGCGCTGCACGGCGAGATCGACCGGCTCAGGGACGAGCGGGCCGCGACCCCGGAGGAGGCCAGGCGAGCGAACGTCGAGCTGCGTCACCTCATGCGCAGGCAGGACAACCATTTCGTCGACCTCGAGAGCAAGGCCGCCGAGATACTCGCGGCGGTCGGGCACCCGGGTGGACCGCTCACGCAGCGCACCGCATCCGAGATCGCCGCCTATCTCGGATTCACCCTGCACTACGCGCCCGATCTGCCGCAGACCACGCGCAGTGTCGCCGACCTCGCGAACGGGCGGCTCTATCTGTCGAGCAGTGTGCCGGCCAAGGGCGATGCGAGAACGGCTGTGCTGCAGGCGCTGTCCAGCCGCATCCTCGGGCATGCCGAACCGCGCAGCTATGCCGAGTTCCTGCGCCAGCGCGTCGAGACGAACTATCTCACCGGGGCGCTGCTGGTTCCCGAGGCCCACGTGGTGCCCGCCTTGAAGGATGCGAAGTCCCGCAGGGCCATTTCGATCGAAGACCTCCGAGACGCCTACTCGGTGTCGTACGAGACGGCGGCGCATCGGTTCACGAACCTCGCGACCCGCCACCTCGACATCCCGGTGCACTTCCTCAAGGTGCACGAGTCGGGGACGATCACGAAGGCATACGAGAACGACGACGTGAACTTCCCGACGGACAGGCTCGGTTCGATCGAGGGACAGATGTGCTGTCGCCGATGGACGAGCCGTGTCGTGTTCGACGAGGACGACCGCTTCAACCCGTATTACCAGTACACCGACACGGGCAACGGCACCTACTGGTGCACCGCCCGTGTCGAGGCGTCGAGCGAGGGGCTGCACTCGGTCAGCGTGGGCGTGCGCTTCGACGACACGAAGTGGTTCGTCGGCCGGGACACCCCGCATCGGGGGGTCTCGAAGCACTCGGTCGAGGTCTGCTGCCGCCGCGCGCCGGCCGACCTCGAGGGGCGGTGGCGCGAGAACTCCTGGCCGAACGTCAAGACTCCTCGCACCCTGCTCGCCACGCTGCCGACCGGTGCCTTCCCCGGGGTCGACACGACGGACGTCTACGAGTTCCTCGAGGCGCACGCACCGCGCTGA
- the phnE gene encoding phosphonate ABC transporter, permease protein PhnE, whose protein sequence is MTTVLTPPPAITVIPDRPRRPWLIASWIIVTAIVVLAFWSIDINWARLADLPAEIVRYTFLMFGSPNWEQLPEALWQTWRSIEMAWVGTILGILLATPISLLAARGFGPASLRALLRGLFSLIRAVPEIIIAIVILSVTGLTPFTGALALAINGIGTLGKWGYEAVEAVPSGPIEAARAAGGGTLQVLRWGVWPQVEPAFWSFWLYRFEINVRSSAVLGLIGVGGIGDMLTSYTQYREWSTVGVLLIVVVAVTMLIDAVSGAIRRRIMEGARARVLS, encoded by the coding sequence ATGACCACCGTGCTCACTCCGCCTCCTGCCATCACCGTCATCCCCGACAGGCCGCGACGCCCGTGGCTCATTGCCTCGTGGATCATCGTCACCGCCATCGTCGTGCTGGCTTTCTGGTCGATCGACATCAACTGGGCACGTCTCGCCGACCTGCCTGCGGAGATCGTCCGCTACACGTTCCTGATGTTCGGCAGCCCGAACTGGGAGCAGCTGCCCGAGGCGCTCTGGCAGACCTGGCGCAGCATCGAGATGGCGTGGGTCGGTACGATCCTCGGCATCCTGCTCGCGACCCCCATCAGCCTGCTCGCCGCGCGCGGATTCGGCCCCGCCTCGCTGCGCGCGCTGCTGCGCGGCCTGTTCTCGCTCATCCGGGCCGTTCCCGAGATCATCATCGCGATCGTGATCCTGTCGGTCACCGGGCTCACGCCGTTCACGGGTGCGCTCGCGCTGGCGATCAACGGCATCGGCACACTCGGCAAGTGGGGATACGAAGCGGTAGAGGCCGTGCCGTCCGGGCCGATCGAGGCCGCACGCGCGGCAGGTGGCGGTACCCTGCAGGTGCTGCGTTGGGGTGTCTGGCCGCAGGTCGAGCCCGCGTTCTGGTCGTTCTGGCTGTATCGCTTCGAGATCAACGTGCGCTCGTCGGCCGTGCTCGGTCTGATCGGCGTCGGCGGAATCGGTGACATGCTCACCTCCTATACCCAGTACCGTGAGTGGTCGACGGTGGGCGTCCTGCTCATCGTGGTCGTCGCTGTCACGATGCTGATCGATGCCGTGTCCGGCGCGATCCGCCGCCGGATCATGGAGGGAGCCCGCGCCCGTGTTCTCTCCTAG
- the phnE gene encoding phosphonate ABC transporter, permease protein PhnE: MTEATPAPLEIPRRPSGAWRGPVILLAIVAITVVMCLPGIGIGVDLSAIARNWQNGADKIIKLLMPDWSFFPRTLPPLIETLQMAVIATAIGAVISLPLSFWAARATNPNAPARIIVRGILNVIRSVPDLLYAAILVAMVGVGALPGILALLLFNIGIIVKLVSEAIDTNDRGPLEAGRAVGATQTKINRTLALPDAWPAFANQTLYVFELNVRASTVLGLVGAGGMGLLIDAVRTFYRYDQLSLIILEILIVVIVIDLVSDAIRRRLV; this comes from the coding sequence ATGACCGAGGCGACACCGGCACCGCTCGAGATACCTCGGCGGCCGTCCGGCGCGTGGCGTGGGCCCGTGATCCTGCTGGCCATCGTCGCCATCACCGTGGTCATGTGCCTGCCCGGCATCGGCATCGGGGTCGACCTCTCGGCGATCGCGCGCAACTGGCAGAACGGCGCCGACAAGATCATCAAGCTGCTGATGCCCGACTGGAGCTTCTTCCCGCGCACGCTCCCGCCGCTCATCGAGACGCTGCAGATGGCCGTCATCGCGACGGCGATCGGCGCGGTGATCTCGCTGCCGCTGAGCTTCTGGGCGGCTCGCGCCACCAACCCGAACGCTCCGGCGCGCATCATCGTGCGCGGCATCCTGAACGTCATCCGCAGCGTCCCCGACCTGCTCTACGCGGCGATCCTCGTCGCGATGGTGGGTGTCGGCGCGCTCCCCGGCATCCTCGCGCTGCTGCTGTTCAATATCGGAATCATCGTCAAGCTCGTGTCGGAGGCGATCGACACCAACGACCGGGGTCCGCTCGAGGCGGGCCGCGCGGTCGGAGCCACTCAGACGAAGATCAACCGCACGCTCGCGCTCCCGGACGCCTGGCCGGCGTTCGCGAACCAGACCCTCTACGTCTTCGAGCTCAACGTCCGCGCCTCGACGGTGCTCGGTCTGGTCGGCGCCGGCGGCATGGGCCTGCTCATCGACGCCGTCCGCACGTTCTACCGCTACGACCAGCTCTCGCTCATCATCCTGGAGATCCTCATCGTCGTCATCGTGATCGACCTCGTCTCCGACGCCATCCGACGGAGGCTCGTATGA
- a CDS encoding MurR/RpiR family transcriptional regulator — protein sequence MLNTLQPAERRVAELIVESAEAVVEWTAQELADRAGVGRATVVRACQSFGYRGYPQLRVALASELGSGPGEAGIDHGPGALGRMRGEIDRVAASLPALASLLDADAVSEAVRLAASARRLLVLANGLSSPIANDLAMRLTASGRAAEFIADAIAQQIAARHLTPDDVCLIVSGSGANEASLRVATAAARGGATVIALTSFASSALTEAATLSLVIAPTGVSFRDELEHTSRVAYLVFAEVFAAAVTAERGADAVQARAHALEVVSDNLGEGAGE from the coding sequence GTGCTCAACACCCTGCAGCCCGCCGAACGCCGCGTCGCCGAGCTGATCGTCGAGTCGGCGGAGGCGGTGGTCGAATGGACCGCCCAGGAGCTCGCCGACCGAGCGGGTGTCGGCCGCGCCACGGTCGTGCGCGCGTGCCAGAGCTTCGGCTACCGCGGATACCCGCAGCTGCGCGTCGCGCTCGCCTCCGAACTCGGCAGCGGGCCGGGGGAGGCGGGCATCGACCACGGACCGGGCGCGCTCGGGCGGATGCGGGGCGAGATCGATCGCGTCGCGGCATCCCTTCCGGCCCTCGCGAGCCTGCTCGACGCGGATGCCGTGAGCGAGGCCGTCCGGCTCGCAGCGTCCGCTCGCCGGCTGCTCGTGCTCGCGAACGGTCTGTCCTCGCCCATCGCGAACGACCTCGCCATGCGGCTGACCGCGTCGGGTCGTGCGGCGGAGTTCATCGCGGATGCCATCGCGCAGCAGATCGCCGCACGTCATCTCACACCCGACGACGTCTGCCTCATCGTCAGCGGATCGGGCGCGAACGAGGCGAGCCTGCGCGTCGCGACCGCGGCAGCCCGGGGCGGTGCGACGGTGATCGCCCTCACCTCCTTCGCCTCATCGGCGCTGACCGAGGCCGCGACGCTGTCGCTCGTGATCGCCCCGACCGGGGTGAGCTTCCGCGACGAGCTCGAGCACACCTCGCGCGTCGCATATCTGGTGTTCGCCGAGGTGTTCGCCGCGGCCGTCACGGCGGAGCGGGGCGCGGATGCCGTGCAGGCGCGGGCTCATGCGCTCGAGGTCGTCTCCGACAACCTCGGCGAGGGCGCGGGGGAGTAG
- a CDS encoding HAD family hydrolase, translating into MNSILLFDFDGTIALGDGPVLAYATQVAAALDDHHGFVDGIRETLSAADGEALDGYDAVRRAAAARGADARMLSAAYLASRAELATAAAPITAPDGLAAFLAAAAADAELVLVTNAPAIRIDQALDALGLAGLFDRIVTSAGKPAGLDAFLADLPADARVLSIGDIWHNDLAPAHARGHETALIGGFADPHATPTYRAADFATLIPQLTAWLRS; encoded by the coding sequence GTGAACTCCATTCTCCTCTTCGACTTCGACGGCACGATCGCCCTCGGGGACGGGCCCGTGCTGGCGTACGCCACGCAGGTGGCTGCCGCTCTCGATGACCACCACGGCTTCGTCGACGGCATCCGCGAGACGCTCTCCGCTGCTGACGGTGAGGCCCTCGACGGCTACGACGCAGTGCGGCGGGCTGCGGCTGCTCGAGGTGCGGATGCCCGGATGCTCAGCGCCGCGTATCTCGCGAGCCGCGCAGAACTCGCCACCGCAGCGGCTCCGATCACCGCACCCGACGGCCTCGCAGCCTTCCTCGCCGCTGCTGCGGCTGACGCGGAGCTCGTCCTCGTCACCAACGCACCGGCGATCCGCATCGACCAGGCGCTGGACGCGCTCGGCCTCGCCGGGCTCTTCGACCGCATCGTCACGAGTGCGGGCAAGCCGGCCGGTCTCGATGCGTTCCTGGCTGACCTGCCCGCTGATGCGCGGGTGCTGAGCATCGGAGACATCTGGCACAACGACCTCGCCCCCGCCCACGCCCGTGGCCACGAGACCGCGCTGATCGGCGGATTCGCCGACCCGCACGCGACCCCCACCTATCGCGCTGCCGATTTCGCGACGCTGATCCCTCAGCTCACCGCATGGCTGCGTTCCTGA
- the phnD gene encoding phosphate/phosphite/phosphonate ABC transporter substrate-binding protein, with translation MRTSPFRRTAAGLVAAGALLAVVLTGCSTDTAAPDESAAPAADPESLVLALVPSQDQDGLVDTAAPLTDYLTEELGIEVTGVVSKDYQAAVEAMGAGQAQIGFLPSLQLWQANDMYDASVVLQTERNGNITYPAQFMTNNPDKYCDDEPVERDGMLFCNGADAMSGPAGLDSIDKVEGAKVALLGPGSPAGYIYPVLALQEAGLDTDTDIQQIPVTANDASVLAVYNGDAEVGFSFWDARTIVQKDTPDVGQKVVVFALTEEIPNDGVALSSDLSPELQDRISTALEDFSNTEEGSEILTSIYSITKLAPADPESLDVVARAAQALGLQ, from the coding sequence ATGCGTACCTCCCCCTTCCGCCGGACCGCCGCGGGGCTCGTCGCCGCGGGCGCCCTGCTCGCCGTCGTGCTCACCGGCTGCTCGACCGACACCGCCGCGCCCGACGAGTCCGCCGCCCCCGCTGCCGACCCAGAATCGCTCGTGCTCGCGCTCGTCCCCTCGCAGGACCAGGACGGCCTCGTCGACACCGCAGCTCCGCTCACCGACTACCTCACCGAGGAGCTCGGCATCGAGGTCACGGGTGTGGTCTCCAAGGACTACCAGGCCGCGGTCGAGGCGATGGGAGCAGGTCAGGCGCAGATCGGGTTCCTCCCGTCGCTGCAGCTGTGGCAGGCCAACGACATGTACGACGCATCGGTCGTGCTGCAGACCGAGCGCAACGGCAACATCACCTACCCCGCGCAGTTCATGACGAACAACCCGGACAAGTACTGCGACGACGAGCCGGTCGAGCGCGACGGGATGCTGTTCTGCAACGGCGCCGACGCCATGTCGGGTCCTGCCGGTCTCGACAGCATCGACAAGGTCGAGGGCGCGAAGGTCGCGTTGCTCGGACCCGGCTCGCCGGCCGGCTACATCTACCCGGTCCTCGCGCTGCAGGAGGCGGGACTCGACACCGACACCGACATCCAGCAGATCCCCGTGACAGCGAACGACGCGTCCGTGCTGGCGGTCTACAACGGCGACGCCGAGGTCGGCTTCAGCTTCTGGGATGCCCGCACGATCGTGCAGAAGGACACCCCCGATGTGGGTCAGAAGGTCGTCGTCTTCGCCCTGACCGAGGAGATCCCGAATGACGGCGTCGCGCTGTCGTCCGACCTGTCGCCCGAGCTGCAGGACCGCATCTCCACGGCTCTCGAAGACTTCTCGAACACCGAGGAGGGCTCCGAGATCCTCACGAGCATCTACTCGATCACGAAGCTCGCGCCCGCCGATCCCGAGTCGCTCGACGTCGTCGCCCGCGCCGCCCAGGCCCTGGGGCTCCAGTAA
- the aceA gene encoding isocitrate lyase gives MTNTAQNPAPRPAGLRAGDQVQTAAELREIWETDPRWDGVQRTYSAEDVIRIRGSVREDATLAHRGAENLWNLLHTEDYVRALGAYTGGQAVQQVRAGLKAIYLSGWQVAADGNLAGQTYPDQSLYPANSVPAVVRRINNALIRQDQLEHAEGEITQDWLAPIVADAEAGFGGPLNAYELAQSLIQAGAAAIHWEDQLASEKKCGHLGGKVLVPTQQHIRTLNAARLAADVSGVPTVIIARTDALAADLLTSDVDERDQQFTTGERTTEGFYRIRPGIESVISRGLAFAPYADLLWVETGEPDIELARAFAAAIHEQFPGKMLAYNCSPSFNWKRHLSDAEIATFQQELADLGYKFQFITLAGFHALNHSMFDLARGYADRAMSAYVELQEAEFAAEANGYTATKHQREAGTGYFDVISTALNPDSATLALAGSTEAAQFH, from the coding sequence ATGACGAACACCGCTCAGAACCCCGCACCTCGCCCCGCCGGTCTGCGCGCCGGCGACCAGGTTCAGACGGCCGCCGAGCTCCGGGAGATCTGGGAGACGGATCCCCGTTGGGACGGCGTCCAGCGCACCTACTCGGCCGAAGACGTCATCCGCATCCGCGGCTCGGTGCGCGAAGACGCGACCCTCGCCCACCGCGGGGCCGAGAACCTGTGGAACCTGCTGCACACCGAGGACTACGTGCGGGCGCTCGGCGCCTACACCGGCGGCCAGGCGGTGCAGCAGGTGCGGGCGGGCCTCAAGGCCATCTACCTCTCGGGGTGGCAGGTCGCCGCCGACGGCAACCTCGCCGGCCAGACCTACCCCGACCAGTCGCTCTACCCGGCGAACTCGGTACCGGCGGTCGTGCGTCGCATCAACAACGCGCTGATCCGTCAGGACCAGCTCGAGCACGCCGAGGGAGAGATCACCCAGGACTGGCTCGCCCCGATCGTCGCCGATGCCGAGGCCGGGTTCGGCGGGCCGCTCAACGCCTACGAGCTCGCGCAATCGCTGATCCAGGCGGGCGCCGCGGCGATCCACTGGGAGGACCAGCTGGCGAGCGAGAAGAAGTGCGGCCACCTGGGCGGCAAGGTGCTCGTGCCCACTCAGCAGCACATCCGCACGCTGAACGCGGCACGTCTCGCGGCCGACGTGTCGGGGGTCCCGACGGTCATCATCGCCAGGACGGATGCTCTCGCAGCCGATCTGCTGACGAGCGACGTCGATGAGCGCGACCAGCAGTTCACCACCGGCGAGCGCACGACCGAGGGCTTCTACCGCATCCGCCCCGGCATCGAGTCGGTCATCAGTCGCGGCCTGGCATTCGCGCCGTACGCCGACCTGCTGTGGGTAGAGACGGGCGAGCCCGACATCGAGCTGGCGCGTGCGTTCGCCGCGGCGATCCACGAGCAGTTCCCCGGCAAGATGCTCGCCTACAACTGCTCCCCCAGCTTCAACTGGAAGCGCCACCTGTCGGACGCCGAGATCGCGACGTTCCAGCAGGAGCTGGCCGACCTGGGCTACAAGTTCCAGTTCATCACGCTCGCCGGCTTCCACGCCCTGAACCACTCGATGTTCGACCTCGCCCGCGGCTACGCCGATCGCGCCATGAGCGCGTACGTCGAGCTGCAGGAGGCCGAGTTCGCCGCAGAGGCGAACGGCTACACCGCCACCAAGCACCAGCGCGAGGCGGGCACCGGCTACTTCGACGTCATCTCGACCGCGCTCAACCCCGACAGCGCGACCCTCGCCCTCGCCGGCTCCACCGAAGCCGCGCAGTTCCACTAA
- the aceB gene encoding malate synthase A, whose translation MTTPTAPPTTAPIQTTQQGPAISVTGPLRERYDEILTPEAIAFLTELHHRFAARRHDRLADRMRRRFEIGNGHDPRFRDDTAHIRQDADWRVAGPGPGLEDRRVEITGPTDPKMTINALNSGARVWLADQEDATSPTWKNVIEGQLSLRDAIRGELSFTGPASDAGPGKEYRVTAERTPTIVMRPRGWHLPEKHLQFTDRAGRRTAASGSLVDFGLYFLHNARELIANGRGPYFYIAKLESSEEAKLWDDVFTFSEEYIGIPHGTIRATVLIETLPAAFEMDEILFELRDHCAGLNAGRWDYIFSIIKNYRGRGARFVLPDRSEVTMTVPFMRAYTELLVQTCHKRGAYAIGGMSAFIPNRRDPEVTARAIEKVSADKKREAGDGFDGTWVAHPDLIPTAQAEFDAVLGDRPNQVDRQLPEVTVTASQLLDLHIGRPITAQGVRDNVSVAIRYLEAWLRGLGAVAIDNLMEDAATAEISRSQVWQWIHQDRTTEDGTPITAEYIEGLIGEVLDEVERRDDDRFDDAASVFRDVALHEEFPAFLTLGAYSRFLVEEA comes from the coding sequence ATGACCACTCCCACCGCTCCCCCGACCACCGCGCCGATCCAGACGACACAGCAGGGCCCGGCCATCAGCGTCACCGGCCCGCTGCGTGAGCGCTACGACGAGATCCTCACCCCCGAGGCGATCGCGTTCCTCACCGAACTGCACCACCGCTTCGCCGCTCGCCGTCACGACCGGCTCGCCGACCGCATGCGCCGCCGGTTCGAGATCGGCAACGGGCACGACCCGCGCTTCCGCGACGACACCGCGCACATCCGTCAGGATGCCGACTGGCGTGTCGCCGGCCCCGGCCCCGGACTCGAAGACCGTCGGGTCGAGATCACCGGACCGACGGATCCGAAGATGACGATCAACGCGCTGAACTCCGGAGCGCGGGTGTGGCTCGCCGACCAGGAGGACGCCACGAGCCCCACGTGGAAGAACGTCATCGAGGGTCAGCTCTCGCTGCGCGACGCGATCCGCGGCGAGCTCTCCTTCACCGGACCTGCGAGCGACGCAGGGCCGGGCAAGGAGTACCGCGTCACCGCCGAACGCACGCCGACGATCGTGATGCGCCCTCGCGGCTGGCACCTGCCCGAGAAGCACCTGCAGTTCACCGATCGCGCGGGGCGCCGCACTGCGGCATCCGGTTCGCTCGTCGACTTCGGACTGTACTTCCTGCACAACGCTCGGGAACTGATCGCAAACGGCCGCGGACCGTACTTCTACATCGCCAAGCTCGAGTCGAGCGAAGAGGCGAAGCTGTGGGACGACGTGTTCACTTTCAGCGAGGAGTACATCGGCATCCCGCACGGCACGATCCGCGCGACGGTGCTCATCGAGACCCTCCCCGCGGCGTTCGAGATGGACGAGATCCTCTTCGAGCTGCGTGATCACTGCGCCGGCCTCAACGCCGGACGCTGGGACTACATCTTCTCGATCATCAAGAACTACCGCGGCCGGGGCGCGCGCTTCGTGCTTCCCGACCGCAGCGAGGTGACGATGACCGTTCCCTTCATGCGGGCGTACACCGAGCTTCTCGTGCAGACCTGCCACAAGCGGGGCGCCTACGCGATCGGCGGCATGAGCGCCTTCATCCCGAACCGGCGCGACCCTGAGGTGACGGCACGGGCGATCGAGAAGGTCTCGGCCGACAAGAAGCGCGAGGCCGGCGACGGCTTCGACGGCACATGGGTGGCGCACCCCGACCTGATCCCGACCGCGCAGGCCGAATTCGACGCCGTTCTCGGCGATCGCCCGAACCAGGTCGACCGTCAGCTTCCCGAGGTCACCGTGACCGCGTCGCAGCTGCTCGACCTGCACATCGGTCGCCCGATCACGGCTCAGGGCGTGCGTGACAACGTGTCTGTGGCGATCCGGTACCTCGAGGCGTGGTTGCGGGGCCTCGGCGCGGTGGCCATCGACAACCTGATGGAGGATGCCGCGACCGCCGAGATCAGTCGCTCGCAGGTGTGGCAGTGGATCCATCAGGACCGCACCACGGAGGACGGCACGCCGATCACCGCCGAGTACATCGAGGGCTTGATCGGCGAGGTGCTCGACGAGGTCGAACGACGCGACGACGACCGCTTCGACGACGCGGCATCCGTGTTCCGCGATGTCGCGCTGCACGAGGAGTTCCCGGCGTTCCTGACGCTCGGCGCCTACAGCCGCTTCCTCGTCGAGGAGGCCTGA